The window GAGTAATTTTGCGGTGCCATCTCTTTAGTGTAATGGTTGACACGATTACACTTTACTCTAGTGGACTCGATTAAGAAACGGGTAGTGTTTCCCAAAGAAAAAGGGATTACCCAAGTCAAACCATGGATTTCAAATTGGGTCCTTCCAAGTGCTCAGATTCTTCCTTCAAAGATGTCCGTCCGTCCATTTCATTCGAAGCGTTAATAAAATATAGGAtggattgattattattttactttAGGTTTAGTTCTTTCGATTAATTAACCTTGAAATCTTGTTGGGCCAAGAAGACCCAGTTCAACATTAAGTCCATATAATTTTTGTCTTGCATTTCTCATCCCCAAAATCAAATCGTGGGAATGGAATAAGTGATGCTATGGGCACTAAGATATCATTGGTGGTAGTGACACTCAAACTTTTAGCACCCATCAAGAGATTTCAAGGTTATATCAGCTTCAAATACTTGAATCACGGTATCCATCATAGCAGATCATGAGTTCCAACACACGAGAAAGATAAGCGCATATGTTTCTAGCCATTCACTCGACGCATCAATGCTATGTATGTACACGGTCACTGCCAGAACAGGTTGAGCTTGGAAGAAGCCTGGGACTCCTCCTCGTGGTGCGAGGGAGAGTGTGCATGCCTGCCCTCGTACGTAGTGATCACCATCCTCGGGTCCTCCGCCAGCCGCTCGATCCGCTTCTTCACACGGCAATCGCCCTGCGTACACCGGTAGTAGCTCCTGCAGATGAACAAATCATCGTCAATGGTACCTTCACCTCACTGAAACCTTCACACCATCAAAGGAGACGGTAATAATTGCATGGATTGTGGATCGGGTCACGGCAATGCACTTTTGTTCATCTTCCACCTCGTCCTTTTGAACGCAAGATTCGCGAATTATCGATCCCAGCCATTCCTATAACGAGAGCACATTCGATTGCCAACACCAGTTGGGGCCACAAGGTAGAAGGAGGCATCATTGCAATGCCATGAACTCTTCTTCGCACCAACTCGATCATGTGATGGAGAAGCCTATCACCTCAAGAACATGGAGATTCCATGCTGAATTAACTGCATGGTTAGTTAAGCTGTGGGAAGCAGCAGCCAACAATGATGAAAGCAAAGATTCCATGTTGGTTAACCAAATGACATGCGGACAATGAGGGTCATCATCATTCCTTCTGATCCCAAGCTTTAAGTTCATGGCAAAACATCACATGACTCTTTTTACTTACTGGCTTTTAATTGCAGCTTAAACTTGTTTAATCTTGGAAAGGGTTCTCTCAGTCCTGCATAACTCTTATGTACTCTTGTGAAAGGTGGATAGGGTAAAGGATGTCACTTTGTTTGGAAGGGCTGCAGAAAGCTGACATGATAAAGGAGCAGTCAAACAATCTAGCAAATAAGAAGTCATTATTGGCATGAAGTCATGGACATGAAATTGTTTCAGAAGATATGTCAGTGTTCGTTTGATATTGACAATTATATCAAAATGATGAACTTGCCTTTTGTTGAGCTTTCAATCACCAAACTCTGTTACTCACCAAAGTACATTAATTAGCCTATCATACTTAATGTTTCTATTACAGTTTTAGAGGGAACTATTAACTGACCACATCACTTTAATGATACAAGTGATTCTTTGACTTCGACTTTAATGATTAAtgtatgccaaaaaaaaaaaccaccaAAAAATATTGAAtatgatgtatatatatgcacAAATCATTACCCTATTGTGTGTAATTATGAAGCTTGCTGTAGAGGGAAAAGAGTGGATCCCATAATTCATTTCAACAGAACCTAAGAAAAAGGGCAATCAGTCAAGAGAAGACAAGAGAATAATATCAAGGTTTAGTCATTAACCATTACCATTTTCACATATCATGCTAATCTTTTCCTGAGCATTATAACATAAAATAACAATCTTTAGTGGTTTAAAAATAGTCTAAATCATGGAACCAGTTACTCATTAATTTTTTAGCTTCTTGTTTGATTTTGAGAAAGACAAAAGTAAAAACACAATCTTTATTATTGTGTTCAACATCTTGACATGGTTTAATTCATTCAAGTTGGAATAGGGCTCATTGCTGCTTCTTTCAAGCAAAGAAAAAGGTGAGCAGTCTCTAAATTTTGGCTACTAATGGTTGCAGATTGACATATTGACAGAGACAACCGAACTAATTGCAAATTTGATTCCTCACCAACAATGAATTAATAGGAATCTACATGTAGTTTTACTTTATTGAATAAGGCCTCATTAATTTTGTCATCTGTCTGAGGAACACTGTTGGTGCAGTTCTAAGTTACTTCCAAGAAGTTAAATGTCCAAATGGTTAGACTAAAGCAACACAAGATTAATCTTGTACTGCTTCGATAGACTAGAAATGCACAGATTAAGAAGTAAAGATACTATTCGTAGATAAGAAATGAACTTTGTTGTTGTCAGGGTTAAGCCACTCAGGATTTCCACCAGATGTGAGAGAGAAGAGAAACAGGAGAAAAAAGAGAGCAAGGTATGCGTTTATATGAGCATGCATATGTACCTTGGGTGTTGGGTGTCCTTGACAACCTTCTGCCCATACTTCCTCCACTTGTAACCATCATCTAGCACATCCACATCGCTCATTGTCTTGAAACAAAACCTTGGTTCCCTcagcttcttcctcaccttcagcttcttcttccttgtaGCACCGATTGATAGATTGCTGACCATGTTCTCATTGCCTACAAAactgttctttttcttcttcttcttcttcttgtttccaGCTAATAGTTCCTTCTTGTTCGATGCATCCTCTTCAGGCCATGGCCTAATCAGGCAGAAAGAAAACCCTAGCACGAGAGAGATGCTAAACGAAGAACACTAATTCTACTTCTCAGGAGTTCTTACCGTACATTACTCGAGGAGGAAGCTCCGAGTTGAGCTGGGCGATTGCCATCTCCATGTTTTGTAGGGAAGGGAAGGAGGTTTCCCCTCGGATGCGAAGCAGCAACGCCACCACCACCAGCAAAGCAAGGAGAGCCGAGGAGAGGGGGGGGAGGTGATGCACGGAGGTCGAAGCCCATGTGGGAAGTCACCATGATCTCTGGACTGCCCACCCAACCTTGGTTCGGCAGCACTCCACGGGCAGTGGCAGGTTGAAACATCTCCTCCTGATCCCTTCCTACCTCGCAAGGGACAAGGGAATGTGGTGTAAGGTATGACAAGCCATGAGAAGAACAAAGACCTTTTTGGAGTCTGCGGAAGGTAGCCAATACCGATGACATGTGTATATGTATGCGACTCGGGGATGTCGCTCGCATGCAAGCCCTGCGGAATCCGGGAACTGTTCATGAGCACGGCTCAACAGTGTGACGAACCCTAAAAGAAGGAGAGATGGAACCCTCGGGACTGATGAAACCACATAGCGCAGGTGAGGAACAGTAACTGGATCTCGCAGCTCTACGTTGTGTGCTGATACGGCCAACATCTACCTAACACCATCTTCGCCTTGGATTCGGAGTTTCTTTTCTGGCGCTTTAAACACACACCTTTTAAGACGATGAAGATGATTGAGGATACCACGAAGAAGGATTATGAATTGTGGTCTCATTctcatccttcatgaaatgaagcCAAGGAGTGCAGTCTTGCCGGAGCCAGGAATCATGGTTGACATTCCATGACATCAGATGAATTATTAATTCATTATCATTATTCTTTTAGCTagcctcagaaaaaaaaaaagaagttgttTAGCACACAAAAACAATGAGATTAATACATACAATTTTAATGGTATTTTTACAACTAATTCATACAAAAATAGAAACTATAACATTATTGCAATAAATgatgagggaaaaaaaaaaagatatcaacTATATTGTTTGAATTAACGTGAGcatcatatatattatttgatataataataatttttttaattttgaaaacgATTAACATCACCAATGAAATTATGATTAGTAGACGATCATATTAATATatgtattatgaaaataattgatAGGATACTCGTGTATTGATTTTACAGTTTATGAATATACGATCAAATTTCTAGGGAACATACATAAAACATGTAACAAATACAAAAAAGAGTAATTAGGGTGGGGGAGGAGAAATAATGCAATAGAAATGGATCAGGCAATGATTTGAATGGTTTCAGGCTTTTTAGATGAGAAGACGGTTAAAAGAGAGAGAAGGGGACGCGCACATGTGATACGTAGATGTGCACTCAGGTAGGGGTTGCCTTTTGCACGGCCTATATACGAAGGCAATGATGGTGAAGATCTTGTGGTGCAAATCTCCACCGGCGATGAAAGCAGCATCATTGATGTGAGCTCAAATTCCACTCGCTTTATTATGCCTTGGTTGATGAGCTCCATCATCTCCCACAAAACTCCCGTCACCCGTCTCCCTAATGAGTACCGACATGTGAGCTGCACTTTTGCCTCGGTCGATGAGCCCCAAAATGATTCCTAGTCGTCGAAGCAAGCTTCTTGAAAACCATCTCCAGCTTTTTTGATTTGCTagaatgaaattatttttattctttttcattCGCTCCAAATCGATCAACTATGATTTCAGATCGATTCAAAATAGTATTCTCGTGAGAGGCTCCATCATCGCGGATCTAAAAGGAGCAGCAGATGGGCAGAAATTTCACCCCAACAAAATCCATGGACAAAAGACGCCACGGGGGCAACACATTCGGCTCCCGAACGAACGATGTAACAGGCATCCTAAGACCAACTCTGTACCCGCGTAGATCCTGGGTTGGGTGGGAGACTGGCAGAAGCCACAAGGGATAAAAGGATAAAAGGGCGCCAGGAATGTGACACGGAGGTGATGAGGGGAGTGGAACACCTCAATCATTTCTTGTCCCTTGGAATGATTACACGTCCCATCGACCCTTTTTCAACCGTTAATCAGGGTGAAGGCGGATCAGATTTGATTATCCTGAGACCCGGCCATGAAACCACCGGTCCTTTCACGGTCGCCTCCATCGTCATTAGGAGAGTAGTCCATGGATTCGCATATCCTCCTAGTAGCGGGTGGGAGCCCAAGGAATGAGGTCTCTGTCGGTGAGGAGCGCATGATGTACTCGCTTCTCAATACACGACCTTATTCTCGAGGAAAGAGCAAACGATTAGAAACCTCTCATCTTTTATCGGGTTTCTCGGAGGAGAATACACCAAAGGCAACAACAGTCTCATAAGTTATTAGAAAAATCATATCCCTTTCTCACAGGAGGACAAGTAGTAATGTAATCTAGAGAGTATGCACATGAAGACAGCATGACCTTTATACAGAAATAAATGATTACCAAAGCATCTTAAATAAGCATACCATAACACTTCAACTGACCAAATGACATTATTCAAACTACCACGACAGAAGCAGACGAAAAGAGACAAGTTTCCAATGGTATGAATTACACAAATATGTTCGCAGACAGTATCTTAAAAACTAACAACCCCGTTTCGATCAATCAGTGTCAAAAACCTGAACGCAAACCAATTTTTCTGATATTGTTGCAGAGCATGAAAACTTGATTGCAGATATATAAATCAAGAGAGAGCTACCAATATAAAACTAAAAATAACAACTTTGAAAACACGGTAAGTTGGCACCCTAAAGAATTGATGTCCATTCGAGCACTCGAGGCAATCTGAGCGAATTTGGTATCATAAATGCAGTTTCTAAAAGCCCCAACACAGCAAACACCCTACAATGGTTTGTCTACCCATGCAAGTATATGAACTTTTTTTGTTCATCAAGGTGGGCAAATATTAGACAAGAGAGAATAATAGCTCACCATGCTTGTGGGCAGATGATCCCATTTGTCTAAAGAGAACCATCGAACAAAGTTATTGGCTAATGACCAACAAAATGAAGGCAATTATTAAACCGAGATCCCAAAGAGTAGGATGAAAGTACAACATCAATGAGAAATTTCCAATTTCAAGGACAAAAAACATATCACCTGCTCACATTGGTTCCATTCCAATGTACAGGGCACCaagatatatttatta of the Musa acuminata AAA Group cultivar baxijiao chromosome BXJ2-10, Cavendish_Baxijiao_AAA, whole genome shotgun sequence genome contains:
- the LOC135625381 gene encoding WRKY transcription factor 28-like codes for the protein MFQPATARGVLPNQGWVGSPEIMVTSHMGFDLRASPPPPLLGSPCFAGGGGVAASHPRGNLLPFPTKHGDGNRPAQLGASSSSNVRPWPEEDASNKKELLAGNKKKKKKKKNSFVGNENMVSNLSIGATRKKKLKVRKKLREPRFCFKTMSDVDVLDDGYKWRKYGQKVVKDTQHPRSYYRCTQGDCRVKKRIERLAEDPRMVITTYEGRHAHSPSHHEEESQASSKLNLFWQ